GGAAACGCCGGCCCGCGAGGTAATCGTCGACCGAGCGCAGGACGAGCGGCGTGCGATGGCGCCCTCGGCACGCGCGCAGCTCGTCGGGCGTCAGCCACAGCGTGCGGACGATGCCCGTATCGAGCGGGCCCGGCTGTGCGAGCGCCTCGTGGCGTCCGCAGAACGTGAACCGTAGATACGTGGCGCCGCCGTCCGGGAGATCGATATGCGTCATGTAGACGCCGACGAGCGCTTCCGGCACGAGCGCCAGCGCGGTTTCCTCGCGCGTTTCACGCACGACGGCTTGCGTCAGCGTCTCGCCCGATTCCAGATGTCCGGCCGGCTGATTGATCCGCAATCCTTCCGACGTTTGCTCTTCGACGAGCAGAAAGCGGCCTTCGTGTTCGACGACGGCCGCCACGGTGACGCGGGGCGTCCAGCGTTCCTGTTTCATGGCCGCCATTTTACCGGTTGGCGGCACGTGTTGCCGACGGCGCATACATGCGGTGCTCGGCGGGCAACCGAATTGAGCGGTCGATTCTTTGTGACACCTATTTTCAAAGATTCGGGCGACTTCGGTTAAAGTGACGCTCAGCGTGCCGTGCTCAGGAAGCCGCAGCACCGGTTGAGCGGGCCCTCGTGCCTGTCGCACCACGACAGGCACCAAAGGGAAGAAGCCAAGCACCGGGCGGCCCGACGTTTTCTCGCAGTCGTGTCAACGTATTCAAGCGGTATTCAGCCCTATTCAAGCAGTGGAGTCGGCACGCAGCATCGTCGGCTCCATCTTCGTGTCATTCACGAGCAGGTGAGGAGGATATAACGTGCACATCGGAGTGCCAGCCGAGACGCGCGCGCACGAAGCCCGCGTCGCCGCGACGCCCGAGACGGTGAAGAAGTACGTCCAAGCAGGGCATCGCGTTACGATCGAACGCGGCGCGGGAGCGGCCGCCAGCTTCACCGACGACGCCTATGCCGCTGTCGGTGCGGAGCTTGTCGAAGCCGACGCGGCGTTTGCCGCCGAGCTCATCCTCAAGGTGCAATCGCCGAGCGAAACCGAGCTTGCGCTGGTCAAGCGCGGCGCCGTGCTCGCGGGCATGCTCGAGCCGTTCAATGCCGAGAACGCGGCGCGCCTGGCTCAAGCCGGCCTGACGGCGTTCGCGCTCGAAGCCGCACCGCGTACCACGCGCGCGCAAAGCCTGGACGTGCTCTCCTCGCAGGCGAACATCGCCGGCTACAAAGCCGTGCTGATCGCCGCCGACCTCTATCCGCGCTTCATGCCGATGCTGATGACGGCCGCCGGCACCGTCAAAGCCGCGCGCGTGTTGATTCTCGGTGCCGGGGTGGCCGGTTTGCAGGCTATTGCCACGGCCAAGCGCCTGGGCGCCGTGATCGAAGCCTCCGACGTGCGTCCGGCCGTGAAGGAGCAGATCGAATCGCTGGGCGCCAAGTTCATCGACGTGCCCTATGAAACGCAGGAAGAGCGCGAGGCGGCCGAAGGCGTGGGCGGCTACGCGCGGCCGATGCCGCCTTCGTGGCTCGCGCGTCAATCGGCAGCCGTGCACGAGCGTGCCAAAGCCGCCGACATCGTCATCACGACGGCACTGATCCCAGGGCGCGACGCACCGATGCTGCTATCGAGCGAAACGGTGCAGGCGATGCGCCCGGGCTCGGTCGTCGTCGATCTGGCCGCGGGGCGTGGGGCGGAACTGGCTGGGCTGCCTGGCGTGCGCGGGGGCAATTGCCCGCTCACCGAGCCGGACAAGGTGGTGACCAAGCATGGCGTGACGATCGTGGGCCACACGAACCTGCCGGCGATGGTCGCGGCCGACGCCTCCTCGCTCTATGCGCGCAACTTGTTCGATTTCCTCAAGCTGATCGTGACCAAGGAAGGCGCATTGAACATCGACATGAGCGACGACATCGTGGCGCAAACGCTGATCGCGCGCGACGGCGCCGTCACCCGCAAGTCGACATAAGGAGCGAGGCGATGGAAATCATCAATCACACCGTCATCAACCTGATCATCTTCGTGCTGGCCGTCTACGTCGGCTACCACGTCGTCTGGAACGTCACCCCCGCGCTGCACACGCCGCTGATGGCCGTGACCAATGCCATCTCGGCGATCGTCATCGTCGGCGCGATGCTCGCCACGGGGCTCACCGTGGGTGGGCAGGCCAAGTTCTTCGGCACGTTCGCCGTGCTGCTGGCGGCCGTGAACGTGTTCGGGGGCTTTCTCGTGACACGGCGCATGCTCGAGATGTTCAAGAAGAAGGAACCGAAGAAAGCGGCGAAGAAGGAGGGTGCGTAAATGAGCATAAACGTCGTCACGCTGCTCTACCTCGTTGCCTCGGTCTGCTTCATTCAAGCGCTCAAAGGGCTATCCAATCCGAAGAGCGCGCGCGCCGGCAACGCGTTCGGCATGGCCGGTATGGCGATCGCGATCCTCACCACGATCGCGCTGATCGTCAAGCAAGCGGCGCTGCTCGGCTCGAACCTGACGCTGGGCTTGAGCCTGCTGTTCGCGGCGCTCGTCGTCGGGGGCGCGGTAGGGGCCTATGTCGCGGCTCGTGTCGAAATGACGAAGATGCCCGAACTCGTCGCGGCCATGCACTCGCTGATCGGTCTGGCGGCCGTGGCCATTGCGTACGCCGTCGTCAGCGAGCCGGCCGCGTTCGGGCTCGTGCCGCCCGGTGCGCCCGACGTCGGCTTCCTGCCGTACGGCAACCGGATCGAGCTCTTCATCGGCACGTTCGTTGGGGCGATCACGTTCTCGGGTTCGGTCATCGCGTTCGGCAAGCTCTCGGGCAAGTACAAGTTCCGGCTGTTTCAGGGCGCGCCCGTCGTCTATCCGGGCCAGCATCTGATCAACCTGATGCTCGCGCTCGGCATGCTCGGCTTCGGCATCATCTTCTTCCTGACGCAGTCGTGGCTGCCGTTCATCATCATGACGGTCATCGCCTTCGCGCTGGGGGTGCTGATCATCATCCCGATCGGCGGGGCGGACATGCCCGTCGTCGTCTCGATGCTGAACTCGTACTCGGGCTGGGCGGCAGCAGGCATCGGCTTCTCGCTGAACAACGCGATGCTGATCATTGCCGGGTCGCTGGTGGGCTCCTCGGGTGCGATTCTGTCGTACATCATGTGTCATGCGATGAACCGCTCGTTCTTCAACGTGCTGCTCGGCGGGTTCGGTGCGGAGCCGGGCGCGGCGGCGCAAGGCGGCACGGGCGAGCAGCGGCCGGTGAAATCGGGCTCGGCCGAGGATGCTTCGTTCATGCTCGGCAACGCGGAGTCGGTGGTGATCGTTCCGGGCTATGGGCTGGCGGTGGCGCGGGCGCAGCATGCGCTCAAGGAGCTGACGGACAAGCTGATCGAGAAGGGCGTGGACGTTCGCTATGCAATCCATCCGGTGGCGGGGCGCATGCCGGGCCACATGAACGTGCTGCTGGCGGAGGCCGAGGTGCCGTACGACTTGGTCTACGAGATGGAGGACATCAACAACGAGTTCGGCCAGACCGACGTCGTGCTCGTGCTCGGAGCGAACGACGTGGTCAATCCGGCGGCGAAGAACGATCCGAAATCGCCGATCGCGGGGATGCCGATCATCGAGGCGTACAAGGCGCGCACGGTCATCGTCAATAAGCGCTCGATGGCGGCCGGCTATGCGGGGCTCGACAACGAGCTGTTCTACATGGACAAGACGATGATGGTCTTCGGCGACGCGAAGAAAGTCATCGAGGACATGGTGAAGTCGGTCGAATGATGTTTGCGTGCCGGCCTCTGCTCGCGCAGCGGCCGGCAGCGCATTATCGGTTCGCTGTCGAGCGTGGCGTTGACGGCCGATCCGAGGGGGCTTCGACGCGGCGCAGGTAATCGGCGAGGCGCCGCCCTTCCATGTCGGGAAACGTCTCGTGCTGGGCGACGTGCGTCATTTGCGCGATGTCGAAGTTGCGGAAGTCGCCGCGTAGTTCGCACCAGGCGCCGACCGTCCAACGCCCGCCCCAATAGACGAGGCTGAGCGGCCAGATGCGCCGCTCCGTATTCGCGCCGAGCCGGTCGCGGTACGCAAAGCTCACGACGTGCCGCGTATCGACAGACCGGTGCAGCGTGTCCACCTTCTCCGAAAACTCGCGATCGATGTGAAACGAGGGCGCGAACACGGCCAGCCGCTCGAGCGTCGCTCGCTTGTCGGCCGGCATCGCCGACGCCACCTTCGCCAGCGCGCTGCGGGCGCCCCCGGCGAGCGCAGCACCGCCCCAGGTTTCGATCATCCGCGCGCCCGCTG
The sequence above is a segment of the Trinickia acidisoli genome. Coding sequences within it:
- a CDS encoding helix-turn-helix transcriptional regulator, coding for MTRRADRLFQIAELLRGRRLTTARQLAEWLHVSQRTVYRDVRDLQLSGVPIEGEAGIGYRLSRSASLPPLTFTAEELAALAAGARMIETWGGAALAGGARSALAKVASAMPADKRATLERLAVFAPSFHIDREFSEKVDTLHRSVDTRHVVSFAYRDRLGANTERRIWPLSLVYWGGRWTVGAWCELRGDFRNFDIAQMTHVAQHETFPDMEGRRLADYLRRVEAPSDRPSTPRSTANR
- a CDS encoding proton-translocating transhydrogenase family protein, coding for MEIINHTVINLIIFVLAVYVGYHVVWNVTPALHTPLMAVTNAISAIVIVGAMLATGLTVGGQAKFFGTFAVLLAAVNVFGGFLVTRRMLEMFKKKEPKKAAKKEGA
- a CDS encoding NUDIX hydrolase — its product is MKQERWTPRVTVAAVVEHEGRFLLVEEQTSEGLRINQPAGHLESGETLTQAVVRETREETALALVPEALVGVYMTHIDLPDGGATYLRFTFCGRHEALAQPGPLDTGIVRTLWLTPDELRACRGRHRTPLVLRSVDDYLAGRRFPLDFVHTHSVGPPNGK
- a CDS encoding NAD(P)(+) transhydrogenase (Re/Si-specific) subunit beta — translated: MSINVVTLLYLVASVCFIQALKGLSNPKSARAGNAFGMAGMAIAILTTIALIVKQAALLGSNLTLGLSLLFAALVVGGAVGAYVAARVEMTKMPELVAAMHSLIGLAAVAIAYAVVSEPAAFGLVPPGAPDVGFLPYGNRIELFIGTFVGAITFSGSVIAFGKLSGKYKFRLFQGAPVVYPGQHLINLMLALGMLGFGIIFFLTQSWLPFIIMTVIAFALGVLIIIPIGGADMPVVVSMLNSYSGWAAAGIGFSLNNAMLIIAGSLVGSSGAILSYIMCHAMNRSFFNVLLGGFGAEPGAAAQGGTGEQRPVKSGSAEDASFMLGNAESVVIVPGYGLAVARAQHALKELTDKLIEKGVDVRYAIHPVAGRMPGHMNVLLAEAEVPYDLVYEMEDINNEFGQTDVVLVLGANDVVNPAAKNDPKSPIAGMPIIEAYKARTVIVNKRSMAAGYAGLDNELFYMDKTMMVFGDAKKVIEDMVKSVE
- a CDS encoding Re/Si-specific NAD(P)(+) transhydrogenase subunit alpha; translation: MHIGVPAETRAHEARVAATPETVKKYVQAGHRVTIERGAGAAASFTDDAYAAVGAELVEADAAFAAELILKVQSPSETELALVKRGAVLAGMLEPFNAENAARLAQAGLTAFALEAAPRTTRAQSLDVLSSQANIAGYKAVLIAADLYPRFMPMLMTAAGTVKAARVLILGAGVAGLQAIATAKRLGAVIEASDVRPAVKEQIESLGAKFIDVPYETQEEREAAEGVGGYARPMPPSWLARQSAAVHERAKAADIVITTALIPGRDAPMLLSSETVQAMRPGSVVVDLAAGRGAELAGLPGVRGGNCPLTEPDKVVTKHGVTIVGHTNLPAMVAADASSLYARNLFDFLKLIVTKEGALNIDMSDDIVAQTLIARDGAVTRKST